CCGTTAGGAATGTGTCAAGCTCACATCAACAACAAAACGCAATTTGACTTGAGTAACGTATTGTATTTTGTTGCAGTTACCATACACAGTATCCGTGCAAGTGGGTGGGTCGGGTGGGTCAACGGAAGCCATGCACCCACCAACACTTAACATTTCGAGTGAGGGGTACGTGCCTACGGAGCCGCAAACTTGGCGAGTGGACTTGCCCTGCACTCACACCGTCGCCGCTGAAGTGGACATTCTTATAGTGTTAAACGTGTCAACGGGTTCCTCGTCCTCTACGTTGCTATTCCGCCGAAAAAAGATATGTCTTAAAGAGGCTCCAAGACCACCCGTTAGAGTAGACAGTGTACCGCATGCGCCAACATCTGCAGACATATTCTATGCGGGGGCCGGTTGCGCTGGCGGAGCCATCCTTATAGCGGCGGCAGCTGCTGCAGCCTGCAGGGCCCGAGCGAGGAAATTGCGAAGAACGAGAAGTGATGAACAAGACGCTCATGCTTTTTTACCTGATTCGTCATGCAAGTCTGCTGCTAGCTACACCAGCTATCGTAGACCTACCTCAATACCAGCCGCGGCGGCCGAGGAAAAAGCGAGAGATTTGCAACAGAGAATAGCGGAGCTGACTATACAGCGATGCCGAGTCAGACTGCGGTCAGTAGCTATGGAGGGAACCTTTGGTCGCGTGTACAGAGGTACCTACGCTGATGAAGACGCACGGGAGCAAGAAGTCCTCGTGAAAACTGTGGCTGAACATGCCTCTCAAGTGCAGgtaatttttgttatgtttacgTCTGATTTAATAGCtacttcaaattttaatgttttcaataataaactatttactaaaactaaaactataattaaaatatccttTGTACTAATATCATGATATATTGCTCTTAGGTATCCCTGCTTTTGCAAGAAGGATGTATGTTATACGGGTTGCATCACGAAAGAGTACTCTCAGTACTCGGTGTTAGCATTGAGGATCAGACGGCTCCGTTCCTACTGTATCCTTGGAACTCGACGTGGCGGAACTTGAAGCAGTTCCTGCTGGCCTGCCGAGGGGTCTCGCTGGGAGGGCCGGGCGCTGTGGGCGCGCCGCCCCCGCCGCTCACCACACAGCATGTCGTGAGAATGGCCCTCCATGCCTTAGATGGACTGCTGTACCTTCACTCACAGCATGTCTTACATAAGGACATCGCCGCTAGGAATTGCATGTAAGTATACTTACTATATCAATGTTCACTGATTACACAATCGTGATAATGCTTTCAGTTCGCTATCTcacgttttataaaatgtttataatgattCTTTCTTTAACAGAGTGGACGAAAATCTTCGAGTGATGATCGCCGACAACGCTTTATCACGAGATCTTTTCCCTGCTGATTACCACTGTCTCGGTGACAACGAGAACAGGCCAATCAAGTGGTTAGCGCTGGAGGCACTCACCAAGAGACAATTCAGTCCAGCGGCTGACGTTTGGGCCCTAGGAGTGTTACTATGGGAGCTCACTACGCTGGCTCACCAGCCGTACGCTGAGGTGGACCCCTTCGAGGTAGCCGCGTACTTAAGGGACGGCTACCGGTTGCAGCAGCCCGCCAACTGTCCAGATGAACTGTAAGCATACATATTAGTTATTTCCACGCGATTCGTTCGGCACGCGAATGTCTTGTCTGGGCCGCAGCCAATTTGAATAGTATTTTGGTAGTTGAACGTTGTTTATGTTCGCTAATGTAAAGTTCATTCTCCTCAATTACTAAAGTAATGTGAGACGACTGCGTGCCAAATGTTTAGTTCAATACTGAactgttgtttgttttgtaggTTCGCGGTGATGGCGTACTGTTGGGCGATGTCGCCCGACGACCGGCCGACGTTGCCGCAGCTGCAGATCTTCCTGAGGGACTTCCACACGCAGCTCACGAGATTCGTTTAAATCATTCCTTTATGACTTTTAGAGATCCCAAAGACGAcaataaagtgttaaataaagtCAACTATAGTGAGATACATTGTGGACGCGAGAGGCCTTACCGTGAAGTGCGAGTGACCGTGTACAGTGGACTTTAAGAGACTGATTATATGCGTTTATttgattgtaaattatttaattgaacgtTGTTATCACATATTTGGTTTTCATCTCCATGTATTTCTATCGGTTCCATCTATGGTTTTGCCCTAGATTGTCTAATACTTGCTTGATATTATTACTTACTGGTACACCACGCTGTATTACggaataaatagaatattaatggTAATTGCACAAATTGCTTCCAGTAAAGGTAAAAACCTGAGGTAATAACCTGCGTAGGAAGCTACAATCACGCCTTATATTGCTTAGTCAAGTACCGAATGTAGCAATTATTATTAGAATGATCTCATTCACATTACATACATATGGCGGGCAAATGCAGCGTGGTGGACGGAGTAAGTACACACTGATTATATGTATTAGAAATCTTTGTCAAAATAGTTCGTCTATATTCACGATGAAAattatgttgaaaataaaagacGATTTTGTTCGAAACCCTTGGATCGAAACATATAATCTCATTGGACATGTATTATTTGAATCATACCATGAGGAAAATGTATTCTATtacataatgtattaaataacttatatcaAACATGATTCGTTTGAGGATTtcgaatttaattgttttcgaaGGATTCCCGCCGtttacttttttcttcttttagaaATGTCAGCACAGCTTTACCgtttttgaatttagaaaaaagttttcgCTTAACATACCAGCTATTCAATATGTGATAACCACTGATAAAAATAGCTCTCATAGACAAATGATAATTCTTGCGTAACGATGACATTCTTTAAAAATTGAAGGTCTAATTTATTATGCGATAAAGCACGTGACTTTCACTAAATATATTTACCCTCATTTGCATGGGCGCCTTTTttacgcgcgttaaaaaagctttCAGTTACATTCTTGATTAAAATCTAATTCCAAAAACCTCTCCAAAAAAGCTCAATTACATCTAACAAATGCATAATTACcctaaaaagtatttgttcCATTTAAACGCTTTTTTAATGGCCGCTAAAGACGGCCTGTGCAAATGGCGACCAACGCTACTTGTAGGTTACGCATaaagaaatgtcacttgtctaggAGGTAGTTCTCTATTCGTTAGACCTTATTTCGATTTAGAAAAATGacactgtaattaaaatatttgaacctCGATACTGCCATATTAGGTATAgatacattttgtaaataatatatagctGATAgcaattgtattgtataatacGTAATATTGAATGTGCCTCAGAGTTTATCAAGACGTTTATAAGTGTTTAGagtattattattgattaagaCTGGACTAGAAACAATTTTAactatagaatatttaaaactgtcGTACAACTTTGTCTATTATTAGAATGTTTGTAACTGTACGCGACTGTACTCGTTCTTATTTATAGATTTCTTTAACAACGTTTGCGAGAGTACCATCGCGTACagtcataaacatttatatctATGAATCAATCatgaaagtaaattattattggtCATTAGCGTGTCTAAAATATTAGCTATTCGGTCTTATTTAAAgctattcaataaattaatgattaccgatttatttatttaatcaattctataatctttgatttgaaatagattttatataatcatgtgtaattaaatacatgacaacattattataatacgaacaaattatttaatagtgactcattatttattggtcatataaagataaaagtagaaaaaaaaccaaCGTACTGAATATATTAGAACAAGAaggatttgaaaataaaaacaaactttttatcGATTGACTTAAATTAATCACTTTAATTATTAGAATCTTTTTAAAGATgtgtaatattcttaaaaaagttttctctaaaaattaaaccttttttataaagACTATTTTCTAGTGTAAACACCGCACATTGCATTTGAGACATGGTAACATTGATGTGAACTAGAGCTATCCAGTCAATcaaattttgttgatattttagtAGATTCGACACCGTTTGTATTTCGACCCGATATTCGGGCGACGTACATTTGTACATGTGTAAATATCGTAAGACACAATGTGAATATATGAGTGATTAATATTGTATGTGTGTTTCTCTTTCCCACTCACTACCACTTCCTAATTTAGTTGCTACCTCACCATGCCCAAACGtttaaaccgattttgatattttttgctataGAGGTAGCTCACACCCAAGTTTAACAGACGgggttttttatcatttaaaaacgaCATCCTCGTATGCGAAGTTGCAGGCAACTGCTAGTGTGTCCAACAAAGTTCCATTTTATCATCATAAGACAgatctattttgtttttgctttcgTTACTTCCAGTAAGCATATGATATGAAAATCAAcaacgtttattatattaatgtattcaaacatttaaacaGACCAATATTCGATAAAAGGTTCACTAATAAAAGAATAAACcgaatatttgaacaaaaaaagacaatacggaacattttaaatacagcaATAAATAAACCGAAGTATGTATATGTCTCACTTGTCTCGCCGATCGCTCATGAAACAAATTGCAGCAAATTTTTCGTCGAGCGAGCTTTATTACATGCACGCCCCAACGTACAAATGTGCTTCTATGTATTGGTTATAGGCTTTTTATCCTGCATTTGTTTGTGTAGCCAGGGCGTTAGTGGGGCTCGTCCACACTGAGCGTTGAAGTCACTGAAATTTTTGAATACAAATGAATTTTGGATGAAATAATTGATTTGTCAAGGAACTTTGTGACCATTTATTGTTGCCTGACCT
This sequence is a window from Trichoplusia ni isolate ovarian cell line Hi5 chromosome 8, tn1, whole genome shotgun sequence. Protein-coding genes within it:
- the LOC113496977 gene encoding tyrosine-protein kinase Drl, which encodes MKCLVFLLMLPACLAHLNVYLSSAEVWRLLGLTAELFYVRDGQINEYALNFVVPVPATISDLHFTWQSLTRKPLPYTVSVQVGGSGGSTEAMHPPTLNISSEGYVPTEPQTWRVDLPCTHTVAAEVDILIVLNVSTGSSSSTLLFRRKKICLKEAPRPPVRVDSVPHAPTSADIFYAGAGCAGGAILIAAAAAAACRARARKLRRTRSDEQDAHAFLPDSSCKSAASYTSYRRPTSIPAAAAEEKARDLQQRIAELTIQRCRVRLRSVAMEGTFGRVYRGTYADEDAREQEVLVKTVAEHASQVQVSLLLQEGCMLYGLHHERVLSVLGVSIEDQTAPFLLYPWNSTWRNLKQFLLACRGVSLGGPGAVGAPPPPLTTQHVVRMALHALDGLLYLHSQHVLHKDIAARNCIVDENLRVMIADNALSRDLFPADYHCLGDNENRPIKWLALEALTKRQFSPAADVWALGVLLWELTTLAHQPYAEVDPFEVAAYLRDGYRLQQPANCPDELFAVMAYCWAMSPDDRPTLPQLQIFLRDFHTQLTRFV